Proteins encoded in a region of the Coregonus clupeaformis isolate EN_2021a chromosome 9, ASM2061545v1, whole genome shotgun sequence genome:
- the LOC121574029 gene encoding AF4/FMR2 family member 4 isoform X2: MNREDRNVLRMKERERRNQEIQQGGEAFPAHSPLFPEPYKVSSKEDKLSSRIQSMLGNYDEMKEPIGDTIPKLGGKPSGSSSSEEKSGQSLFGDQRGGGSGQSSKWTPVGPAASTSSSQSSKRSSLQGSHSSSRSSGSSSSSQRHEREHKKSSKHGSEHSKSHTSSPAKGSLSSSHSRSLGAEHHGKERYRSKSPREREANWDSPSRVHTSFPSGPHSSQAFPPSLMSKPSSMLQKPTAYVRPMDGQETVEPKTSSEMYSGQSHSSTMGEMKSNGKASLSKLKIPSQPVEGPMTGDANCVDEILKEMTQSWPPPLTAIHTPCKTEPSKFPFPSKDTQHASFPGAHKRPTKTSSSHQSKAAPCDGDQANNVLLEDDLKLSSDEDSDGEQDSAKNTSRNASASNNSNNSEAAHSRDDSSSHSGSESSSGSDSESESSSTDSEANEPPRPASPEPEPATANKWQLDNWFKKAKQFSPASPVDNNVPTKYKKEGRDQSSGRGYSGQGGSKDSGAPTPSRDLRAAQKGSESGRGRQKSPAQSEGGPGQRRTVGKKQPKKSEKPPVVEEPKGGLRVESEPAPEIPPHRPKAATKGSRKPNIKKEPKSSSIPAVDKRKSKALTKTSQKSREFVDTDDSSSESEENDSIPSSSQTPKYTESIRTPVCVFSPMEEKELLSPLSDPDDRFPVRQQQVLMVKIDLSLLSRVPGRPYKDLLEPKVERDCSLDRDKDFQKQPSEKSSGKGKRKHKNDDESAKPDSKKSRLEDKSSSHHKNSSKESKRAMEAKVKEEPVPSPSISGSGGLQRTPKAEHQSRKRTVSQSSTSLSSGASSGKEGGHSTKTSSTSKHRKGEDKQGRSSREGKEKSSKGSDNKLAVPPLSSEGSKSLRSKLLFEDRVHSADHYLQEAKKLKHNADALMDRFEKAVYYLDAVVSFIECGNALEKSAQEAKSPFPMYAETVELIKYTMKLKSYMAPDATSADKRLAVLCLRCQSLLYLRLFKLRKESALKYSKTLTEHLKNSLSNTQAPSPGMGNKAAGMPSPVSPKLSPGSAGSYSSGTSSSSGSSSVTIPQRIHQMAASYVQVTSNFLYATEVWDQAEQLAKEQKEFFTELDKVMGLLIFNTSSMTELVRFTRQGLHWLRLDAKLIP; encoded by the exons ATGAACCGTGAAGACCGGAATGTGCTCCGTatgaaagaaagagaaaggcgAAATCAAGAAatccagcagggaggagaggccTTTCCAGctcactcccctctctttccTGAACCTTATAAAGTT TCCAGCAAAGAAGATAAACTGTCCAGTCGTATCCAGAGTATGCTTGGAAACTACGACGAGATGAAGGAACCTATCGGAGACACAATTCCAAAACTCGGTGGCAAACCCTCAGGCTCGTCGTCCTCTGAGGAGAAGTCCGGCCAGTCTCTGTTTGGGGACCAGCGTGGCGGTGGTAGTGGCCAGAGCAGTAAATGGACTCCAGTAGGCCCAGCGGCCAGCACTTCGTCCTCCCAGTCCTCTAAGAGATCCAGCCTCCAGGGCAGCCACAGCAGTAGCAGGAGTAgcggtagcagcagcagtagccaAAGACACGAGCGGGAACACAAGAAGTCCAGCAAGCATGGCTCAGAACACTCCAAGTCCCACACGTCCAGCCCAGCCAAGGGTTCCCTGAGCTCAAGTCACTCCCGGTCACTGGGTGCTGAGCACCACGGCAAGGAGCGCTACCGCTCCAAGTCCCCGCGCGAGCGCGAGGCCAACTGGGACTCCCCGTCGCGTGTGCACACATCTTTCCCCAGCGGCCCGCACTCCAGCCAGGCCTTCCCCCCTTCGCTCATGTCCAAGCCCAGCTCCATGCTGCAGAAGCCTACAGCCTACGTGCGCCCCATGGATGGCCAGGAGACGGTGGAGCCCAAGACCTCATCAGAGATGTACAGCGGCCAGTCCCACAGCAGCACCATGGGGGAGATGAAGTCCAACGGCAAGGCCTCGCTCTCCAAGCTCAAGATCCCCTCGCAGCCTGTTGAG GGTCCAATGACTGGGGATGCGAATTGTGTTGATGAGATTTTAAAG GAAATGACTCAGTCCTGGCCCCCTCCGTTGACAGCCATTCACACCCCCTGCAAAACGGAGCCTTCAAAGTTTCCATTCCCCTCCAAG GACACCCAGCACGCAAGTTTTCCAGGTGCACACA AGAGACCAACCAAGACGTCGAGCAGTCACCAGTCCAAGGCAGCACCATGCGATGGAGATCAGGCCAA TAATGTTTTGCTGGAAGATGACCTGAAGCTCAGCAGTGATGAGGACAGTGATGGAGAACAGGACTCGGCCAAAAACACCTCCAGAAACGCATCAGCAAG taacaacagtaataaCAGCGAGGCAGCACACTCGCGGGACGACTCCAGCAGTCACAGTGGCTCAGAGAGCAGTTCGGGGTCGgacagcgagagcgagagcaGCTCCACAGACAGCGAGGCCAACGAGCCCCCTCGCCCGGCATCACCAGAG CCTGAACCAGCCACAGCCAATAAATGGCAGTTGGACAACTGGTTCAAGAAAGCCAAGCAGTTCTCCCCGGCCTCCCCAGTGGACAATAATGTACCCACCAAGTACAAGAAGGAGGGGCGGGACCAGAGCTCAGGCCGGGGCTACAGCGGGCAGGGCGGGTCTAAAGACTCAGGGGCGCCGACACCTAGCAGGGACCTGAGGGCAGCACAGAAGGGCTCAGAGAGCGGCCGTGGCCGGCAGAAATCTCCCGCTCAGAGCGAGGGTGGCCCGGGCCAGCGCAGAACAGTGGGTAAAAAACAGCCCAAAAAGTCTGAGAAGCCCCCGGTGGTGGAGGAGCCTAAGGGGGGGCTGAGGGTTGAGAGTGAACCCGCTCCGGAGATCCCTCCCCATCGGCCCAAGGCCGCCACCAAGGGCTCCCGCAAACCAAACATCAAGAAGGAGCCCAAGTCCTCGTCCATACCGGCCGTGGACAAGCGCAAGAGCAAGGCGCTCACTAAGACTTCCCAGAAGTCCCGGGAGTTTGTGGACACGGACGACTCCTCCTCGGAATCGGAGGAGAATGACAGCATTCCCTCATCGTCTCAGACCCCCAAGTACACAGAGAGCATCAggactccagtgtgtgtgttctctcctaTGGAAGAGAaggagctgctctctcctctcagcgACCCGGACGACCGCTTTCCCGTCAGGCAGCAGCAGGTGCTCATGGTGAAGATCGACCTTAGCCTGCTCTCCCGTGTTCCTGGACGGCCCTACAAAGACCTGCTAGAGCCCAAAGTAGAGAGGGACTGCTCCCTGGACAGAGACAAGGACTTCCAGAAGCAGCCCTCTGAGAAGAGCTCCGGTAAGGGCAAGAGGAAACACAAG AATGATGACGAGAGCGCCAAGCCTGATAGCAAGAAGTCCAGACTTGAAGACAAATCCTCATCTCATCACAAAAACAGCAGCAAAGA GTCTAAGAGGGCCATGGAGGCCAAGGTGAAGGAGGAGCCGGTGCCCTCTCCCTCCATATCAGGGTCAGGAGGGCTGCAGAGGACGCCCAAGGCGGAGCACCAGAGCCGCAAGCGGACGGTCAGCCAGTCGTCCACCTCCCTGTCCAGCGGAGCCAGCAGCGGCAAGGAGGGAGGCCACAGCACCAAGACCAGCTCCACCTCCAAACACAGGAAGGGCGAGGACAAGCAGGGCAGGAGCAGCCGGGAGGGCAAG GAGAAATCCTCAAAGGGCTCTGATAACAAGCTTGCTGTGCCACCGCTCTCCTCGGAAGGCTCAAAGTCCCTGAGATCAAAACTGCTGTTTGAGGACAG GGTTCACTCTGCTGATCACTACTTACAAGAGGCCAAGAAACTGAAACACAATGCAGATGCACTG ATGGACCGGTTTGAGAAGGCTGTGTACTACCTGGATGCTGTGGTGTCCTTTATCGAGTGTGGAAACGCACTGGAGAAGAGTGCTCAGGAGGCTAAGTCCCCCTTCCCCATGTATGCCGAGACCGTGGAGCTCATCAA GTACACTATGAAGTTAAAGAGCTACATGGCCCCAGACGCTACGTCAGCAGACAAACGGCTAGCCGTGTTGTG CCTGCGATGCCAGTCCCTCCTCTACCTGCGACTGTTCAAGCTGAGGAAAGAGAGTGCACTGAAATACTCTAAAACACTCACAGAGCACCTGAAG AATTCCTTGAGTAACACCCAAGCTCCCTCTCCTGGAATGGGAAA TAAAGCGGCTGGCATGCCCTCTCCAGTCTCTCCCAAGCTGTCCCCAGGTAGTGCCGGTAGCTACTCGTCAGGCACATCCAGCTCCAGTGGTAGCTCCTCAGTCACCATTCCCCAACGCATCCACCAGATGGCTGCCAGCTACGTCCAGGTCACCTCCAACTTCCTCTACGCCACCGAGGTGTGGGACCAAGCAGAGCAGCTGGCCAAAGAGCAGAAAG AGTTCTTCACGGAGCTGGACAAGGTGATGGGCCTTCTGATCTTCAACACCAGCAGCATGACAGAACTGGTGCGCTTCACACGGCAGGGCCTACACTGGCTGCGGCTGGACGCTAAGCTCATTCCCTGA
- the LOC121574434 gene encoding zinc finger CCHC domain-containing protein 10 has product MIHLLPLETTGCGLSWVSYLWINCKMATPMHRVIARRQAEANKQHVRCQKCLEFGHWTYECIGKRKYLHRPSRTTEMKKKLKENENKQGNTTGPGKEDSSEKKIKKKRSKDSSSSSSSDSDSSSSDSSSDSSDSSSSSSDDSDSDDSSSSSSSSSSGSDSSKGSESDQGPPKKKKKKK; this is encoded by the exons atgattcatttgcttccattggaaacgacaggctgtggtttatcttgggttagttatcttTGGATAAACTGCAAAATGGCGACACCCATGCACAGAGTTATTGCTCGTCGGCAAGC GGAGGCAAATAAACAACATGTTCGGTGTCAGAAGTGTTTGGAGTTTGGACACTGGACATATGAGTGCATTGGTAAACGAAAATACCTTCACAGGCCATCAAGGACAACAGAAATGAAAAAGAAACTTAaagaaaatgaaaataaacaGGGTAACACCACAGG ACCAGGAAAGGAAGACTCCAGTGAAAAAAAAATTAAGAAGAAAAG GTCAAAGGATtcaagtagtagtagcagcagcgaTTCTGACAGCTCTTCTAGTGACTCATCGTCTGACAGTAGTGACTCCTCAAGCTCTTCGTCAGACGACAGTGACAGTGATGACAGCTCTAGCTCCTCTTCCTCTAGCAGCTCGGGTTCCGATTCATCTAAAGGCAGTGAATCGGATCAAGGTCCTcccaagaagaaaaagaagaagaagtga
- the LOC121574029 gene encoding AF4/FMR2 family member 4 isoform X1 has product MASLSGNMNREDRNVLRMKERERRNQEIQQGGEAFPAHSPLFPEPYKVSSKEDKLSSRIQSMLGNYDEMKEPIGDTIPKLGGKPSGSSSSEEKSGQSLFGDQRGGGSGQSSKWTPVGPAASTSSSQSSKRSSLQGSHSSSRSSGSSSSSQRHEREHKKSSKHGSEHSKSHTSSPAKGSLSSSHSRSLGAEHHGKERYRSKSPREREANWDSPSRVHTSFPSGPHSSQAFPPSLMSKPSSMLQKPTAYVRPMDGQETVEPKTSSEMYSGQSHSSTMGEMKSNGKASLSKLKIPSQPVEGPMTGDANCVDEILKEMTQSWPPPLTAIHTPCKTEPSKFPFPSKDTQHASFPGAHKRPTKTSSSHQSKAAPCDGDQANNVLLEDDLKLSSDEDSDGEQDSAKNTSRNASASNNSNNSEAAHSRDDSSSHSGSESSSGSDSESESSSTDSEANEPPRPASPEPEPATANKWQLDNWFKKAKQFSPASPVDNNVPTKYKKEGRDQSSGRGYSGQGGSKDSGAPTPSRDLRAAQKGSESGRGRQKSPAQSEGGPGQRRTVGKKQPKKSEKPPVVEEPKGGLRVESEPAPEIPPHRPKAATKGSRKPNIKKEPKSSSIPAVDKRKSKALTKTSQKSREFVDTDDSSSESEENDSIPSSSQTPKYTESIRTPVCVFSPMEEKELLSPLSDPDDRFPVRQQQVLMVKIDLSLLSRVPGRPYKDLLEPKVERDCSLDRDKDFQKQPSEKSSGKGKRKHKNDDESAKPDSKKSRLEDKSSSHHKNSSKESKRAMEAKVKEEPVPSPSISGSGGLQRTPKAEHQSRKRTVSQSSTSLSSGASSGKEGGHSTKTSSTSKHRKGEDKQGRSSREGKEKSSKGSDNKLAVPPLSSEGSKSLRSKLLFEDRVHSADHYLQEAKKLKHNADALMDRFEKAVYYLDAVVSFIECGNALEKSAQEAKSPFPMYAETVELIKYTMKLKSYMAPDATSADKRLAVLCLRCQSLLYLRLFKLRKESALKYSKTLTEHLKNSLSNTQAPSPGMGNKAAGMPSPVSPKLSPGSAGSYSSGTSSSSGSSSVTIPQRIHQMAASYVQVTSNFLYATEVWDQAEQLAKEQKEFFTELDKVMGLLIFNTSSMTELVRFTRQGLHWLRLDAKLIP; this is encoded by the exons ATGGCCTCTCTGTCAGG CAACATGAACCGTGAAGACCGGAATGTGCTCCGTatgaaagaaagagaaaggcgAAATCAAGAAatccagcagggaggagaggccTTTCCAGctcactcccctctctttccTGAACCTTATAAAGTT TCCAGCAAAGAAGATAAACTGTCCAGTCGTATCCAGAGTATGCTTGGAAACTACGACGAGATGAAGGAACCTATCGGAGACACAATTCCAAAACTCGGTGGCAAACCCTCAGGCTCGTCGTCCTCTGAGGAGAAGTCCGGCCAGTCTCTGTTTGGGGACCAGCGTGGCGGTGGTAGTGGCCAGAGCAGTAAATGGACTCCAGTAGGCCCAGCGGCCAGCACTTCGTCCTCCCAGTCCTCTAAGAGATCCAGCCTCCAGGGCAGCCACAGCAGTAGCAGGAGTAgcggtagcagcagcagtagccaAAGACACGAGCGGGAACACAAGAAGTCCAGCAAGCATGGCTCAGAACACTCCAAGTCCCACACGTCCAGCCCAGCCAAGGGTTCCCTGAGCTCAAGTCACTCCCGGTCACTGGGTGCTGAGCACCACGGCAAGGAGCGCTACCGCTCCAAGTCCCCGCGCGAGCGCGAGGCCAACTGGGACTCCCCGTCGCGTGTGCACACATCTTTCCCCAGCGGCCCGCACTCCAGCCAGGCCTTCCCCCCTTCGCTCATGTCCAAGCCCAGCTCCATGCTGCAGAAGCCTACAGCCTACGTGCGCCCCATGGATGGCCAGGAGACGGTGGAGCCCAAGACCTCATCAGAGATGTACAGCGGCCAGTCCCACAGCAGCACCATGGGGGAGATGAAGTCCAACGGCAAGGCCTCGCTCTCCAAGCTCAAGATCCCCTCGCAGCCTGTTGAG GGTCCAATGACTGGGGATGCGAATTGTGTTGATGAGATTTTAAAG GAAATGACTCAGTCCTGGCCCCCTCCGTTGACAGCCATTCACACCCCCTGCAAAACGGAGCCTTCAAAGTTTCCATTCCCCTCCAAG GACACCCAGCACGCAAGTTTTCCAGGTGCACACA AGAGACCAACCAAGACGTCGAGCAGTCACCAGTCCAAGGCAGCACCATGCGATGGAGATCAGGCCAA TAATGTTTTGCTGGAAGATGACCTGAAGCTCAGCAGTGATGAGGACAGTGATGGAGAACAGGACTCGGCCAAAAACACCTCCAGAAACGCATCAGCAAG taacaacagtaataaCAGCGAGGCAGCACACTCGCGGGACGACTCCAGCAGTCACAGTGGCTCAGAGAGCAGTTCGGGGTCGgacagcgagagcgagagcaGCTCCACAGACAGCGAGGCCAACGAGCCCCCTCGCCCGGCATCACCAGAG CCTGAACCAGCCACAGCCAATAAATGGCAGTTGGACAACTGGTTCAAGAAAGCCAAGCAGTTCTCCCCGGCCTCCCCAGTGGACAATAATGTACCCACCAAGTACAAGAAGGAGGGGCGGGACCAGAGCTCAGGCCGGGGCTACAGCGGGCAGGGCGGGTCTAAAGACTCAGGGGCGCCGACACCTAGCAGGGACCTGAGGGCAGCACAGAAGGGCTCAGAGAGCGGCCGTGGCCGGCAGAAATCTCCCGCTCAGAGCGAGGGTGGCCCGGGCCAGCGCAGAACAGTGGGTAAAAAACAGCCCAAAAAGTCTGAGAAGCCCCCGGTGGTGGAGGAGCCTAAGGGGGGGCTGAGGGTTGAGAGTGAACCCGCTCCGGAGATCCCTCCCCATCGGCCCAAGGCCGCCACCAAGGGCTCCCGCAAACCAAACATCAAGAAGGAGCCCAAGTCCTCGTCCATACCGGCCGTGGACAAGCGCAAGAGCAAGGCGCTCACTAAGACTTCCCAGAAGTCCCGGGAGTTTGTGGACACGGACGACTCCTCCTCGGAATCGGAGGAGAATGACAGCATTCCCTCATCGTCTCAGACCCCCAAGTACACAGAGAGCATCAggactccagtgtgtgtgttctctcctaTGGAAGAGAaggagctgctctctcctctcagcgACCCGGACGACCGCTTTCCCGTCAGGCAGCAGCAGGTGCTCATGGTGAAGATCGACCTTAGCCTGCTCTCCCGTGTTCCTGGACGGCCCTACAAAGACCTGCTAGAGCCCAAAGTAGAGAGGGACTGCTCCCTGGACAGAGACAAGGACTTCCAGAAGCAGCCCTCTGAGAAGAGCTCCGGTAAGGGCAAGAGGAAACACAAG AATGATGACGAGAGCGCCAAGCCTGATAGCAAGAAGTCCAGACTTGAAGACAAATCCTCATCTCATCACAAAAACAGCAGCAAAGA GTCTAAGAGGGCCATGGAGGCCAAGGTGAAGGAGGAGCCGGTGCCCTCTCCCTCCATATCAGGGTCAGGAGGGCTGCAGAGGACGCCCAAGGCGGAGCACCAGAGCCGCAAGCGGACGGTCAGCCAGTCGTCCACCTCCCTGTCCAGCGGAGCCAGCAGCGGCAAGGAGGGAGGCCACAGCACCAAGACCAGCTCCACCTCCAAACACAGGAAGGGCGAGGACAAGCAGGGCAGGAGCAGCCGGGAGGGCAAG GAGAAATCCTCAAAGGGCTCTGATAACAAGCTTGCTGTGCCACCGCTCTCCTCGGAAGGCTCAAAGTCCCTGAGATCAAAACTGCTGTTTGAGGACAG GGTTCACTCTGCTGATCACTACTTACAAGAGGCCAAGAAACTGAAACACAATGCAGATGCACTG ATGGACCGGTTTGAGAAGGCTGTGTACTACCTGGATGCTGTGGTGTCCTTTATCGAGTGTGGAAACGCACTGGAGAAGAGTGCTCAGGAGGCTAAGTCCCCCTTCCCCATGTATGCCGAGACCGTGGAGCTCATCAA GTACACTATGAAGTTAAAGAGCTACATGGCCCCAGACGCTACGTCAGCAGACAAACGGCTAGCCGTGTTGTG CCTGCGATGCCAGTCCCTCCTCTACCTGCGACTGTTCAAGCTGAGGAAAGAGAGTGCACTGAAATACTCTAAAACACTCACAGAGCACCTGAAG AATTCCTTGAGTAACACCCAAGCTCCCTCTCCTGGAATGGGAAA TAAAGCGGCTGGCATGCCCTCTCCAGTCTCTCCCAAGCTGTCCCCAGGTAGTGCCGGTAGCTACTCGTCAGGCACATCCAGCTCCAGTGGTAGCTCCTCAGTCACCATTCCCCAACGCATCCACCAGATGGCTGCCAGCTACGTCCAGGTCACCTCCAACTTCCTCTACGCCACCGAGGTGTGGGACCAAGCAGAGCAGCTGGCCAAAGAGCAGAAAG AGTTCTTCACGGAGCTGGACAAGGTGATGGGCCTTCTGATCTTCAACACCAGCAGCATGACAGAACTGGTGCGCTTCACACGGCAGGGCCTACACTGGCTGCGGCTGGACGCTAAGCTCATTCCCTGA